CGTACTGGTCGGGGGAGGTGACGACGGCCACCGACGCGTGGTTCTTGGCCGAGCTCCGCACCATGGCGGGGCCGCCGATGTCGATCTGCTCGATGCACTCGTCCGGCGTCGCCCCGGAGTCGACGGTGGCGGTGAACGGGTAGAGGTTGCTGATCAGCAGGTCGAACGGCGCGACCCCGAGCTCGCCGAGCTGGTCGCGGTGCGACTCCAGCCGCAGGTCGGCCAGCAGCCCGGCGTGGACCTTGGGGTGCAGGGTCTTGACCCGGCCGTCGAGGCACTCGGGGAAGCCGGTGACGTCCTCGACCGGGGTGACGGGGAGGCCGGCGTCGGCGACGGTGCGGGCGGTGGAGCCGGTGGAGACGATCTCGGCCCCGGCCTCGACGAGGGCCCGGGCCACCGTCAGCAGCTCGGTCTTGTCGTACACCGAGACCAGCGCGCGCCGGAGCGGGCGGCGGCCGTCGGGGTCGGGGGTGGCAGCGGTGGTGAGTGGCTCGGTCATGGGTCCCAGCGCACCTTTCTGTCGACGACCTGCCACGAGCGTGTGGCGAGCCGATGGGTGGTGGTGACGAGGAGGTCGCGCTCGGCGACCTTGATCCGCTCGTGCAGGGAGGCGACGGTGTCGTCGTCCTCCACACGGACGGCCGCCTGGTCGAGGATGACGCCGGTGTCGACGCCCGCGTCGACCAGGAAGACGGTGGCCCCGGCGACCTTGACGCCGTGCGCCAGGGCGTCGCGCGGCCCGTGCATGCCCGGGAAGGCCGGCAGCAGGGCGGGGTGGGTGTTGATCGTGCGGCCGCCGAAGGCCTCGAGGAAGGCGGGGCCGACCAGCTTCATGAAGCCGGCGCTGACCACGAGGTCGGGCCGGTGCACGGCCACGCGGTCGCGGAGCCCGGCGTCCCAGGCGGCGCGGTCCGAGCCCGGTCCCAGCGGGTGCACGAACGTCGGCACCCCGGCGGCGTCGGCGCGGTCCAGTCCGGCGACGCCCGGCCGGTCCGACCCGACCGCGACCACCCGGGCGCCGTAGCCGGGGTCGGCGGCGGCGTCGAGCAGGGCCTGCAGGAGGGTGCCGGTGCCGGAGATGAGGACGACGACGCGGGCGGGGCCGCGCGCGGTCAGCGGTCCCGTCGCCGAGGTCGGGGCGGGGGCGGGCACGGCTGCCACCCTATCCAGAGGAGCGGGGGTCCTCCGACGCCGAGGACCCGGAGGGCCGGGGCAGCACCTCGGTCGGCTCGTGGTCCGGGAGGGCGCGCTCGAGGACCTCGGTGGGCTCCGCCCGGTCGCCGTGCTCGTCGTCCCACACGGGGATGGCGGACGCGCCCCGCCGGCGCGCCGCCCGGCCGGACCGGGTCGGCCCGGCGTCCACGGCGGTGTCAGCGCCGATGTCGGCCCCGGCACGGGCACCGGGCCGAGCGCGCCGCCAGAGCCCCAGGGCCAGGCCGGTCACCATGCCGGCGAGCCCCAGGGTGGTCACGCTCATCACCAGCAGCGGGAGCAGCTCGGGGCCCAGCCCGGTCAGCCGGACCGTCCCCAGGTCGCCGCTCGTGGCCCAGGCCAGGGCGACGAACACCAGTCCTCCGGTCACGCCGGCCAGCCCGCCGACGAGGCTGGTCTCGTCGAAGCGCGCCTGCGGCCGGGCGCGCACCACCAGCCAGGCGGCCACGGCACCGGCCAGTACGCCGGCGGCGAGCCACCACAGCGCGGCGGCGGGACCGGGGCCCTCGGCGGGCAGCGCGCCCAGCAGCGGCAGGCCGGGGACCACCCCGAGATCGGTGGAGGACGGGGAGACCAGGGACCCGTTCCCCAGCGTGAAGCCACCGCCCAGGGCGTAGGAGCCGCCCCAGACGACCGCGTTGGGTGCCAGGGCGAGCTGGGCCACGAGCAGCGCGACCCCGCCGGCCAGCCCGGGCGCCAGCCCCTCGTGCAGGGCGGTGACCCGGTCCAGGTGCCGGGCCAGCCCGGTGACCACCACGGAGGCACCGGCGGCCAGCAGGACCAGCTGGGCGGCCAGCACCGCGCGGGGCACGGCCCGGGCCCAGCCCGGCCACCGGTCGGTCCACCGCGTCCCCAGGACGCGGCCGGCGCCGTGCAGGGCCGCGGCGAGCAGCACGGCACCCACGACGACGAGATGGCCGGGAGCCGAGCCGACCCGCCCGAGCAGGCCGGCGGCGACCAGCAGCGGGGCGGCGTAGGCGCCCACCACGGCCAGGGCGACGCCGAGGGCGTGGGGCTCCTGCCCCGGGCGCGCCGAGCGGGCGGCGAAGCCCGCCGCGCGTGAGAGGAGGACGGCCATCAGCGCGGCGACGCCCCAGGGCACGAGGGTGACGAGCAGGCCGCCGAGCTCGACGGCGACGCCGTGCCCCGCCAGCCACAGCTGGGTGCCGACGACGAGGGCGCCGACCAGCGTGCCCGGGTCGGCCGTGACCCAGCCGACGACCGCGAGGCCGGCGACCAGCAGCCAGCCGGTGAGGGCGCACAGCAGGCCGCCCGCGACCGCCGTGACGCCCCAGCCGAGGCGGGGACCACCGGGCCCCGCGGCGTCGTCCTGCGGGACCGGCCGGGAGGGCTCGGTCGCCCGCAGGACGATGGTGGGATCGGTGCGGCGAGGGGACAACAGGGAAGCCATGGCGCGTCCATGCTCACCCAGCGGGCCTGCTCGGCTGGGCCGGACACGCCCGCCGGGGGGTAAAGTCTTGTGGTCCGTGTCCCGGCGCCCGGGGGTGCCGGCCGGACCCCGACCGCACGTCCCGTGACCGCTAGGAGCTCTTCGCATGGTCGACCCCGACCCCGGGTACCGACCCCGGCGCGCCGCCGACGGCTCGACGTCGGGTGCTGACCGGCCCGCCGCGGCCTCCGCCGCCGGCACGCCGGGACCCACGAGCCCGGAGCCGGCGACGGCCGCCGGACCGGCACCCGTGGGATCGGCACCGGCCGCTGGTTCCGACCCGGCCGCTGGCCGCCCCGGCTCCGACGCACCCGCGACGACCCCGGGCCCGGCCGCCGCCGCAGCCCCCGCGACCGACGACGAGGACCGGCCGAAGCCGCTCTACCGCGACGAGCCGGCCGTCTCCGCGCCCGCCGGTTCCACCCCGCTGACCGGGGAGGAGACCCGGATCACCCGGCCCGTCTTCAAGCCGCGCGCGCGTCGCACCCCCGACGACGAGGACTCCACCACCCTGCTGCCCCGGACGCCCGCCGGCCGACGGCCCGAGGGCGAGCGCGAGGAGCGCCTCGACGACGACCACCCCCGCACGCTGCTGGGCCGCCGGGGACGGCTGGCGCTGCTGATCGGGGCCCTCGCGGCGGTGATCGCCGTCGGTCTGGCCGTGATGTACGCGGTGTCGACCGTCGGCGACCGGACGGCCGACCCCGGCCCCGCGACGCCCGTCCCCTCGACGGCGCCGTCCGGCTCGGCCGCCCCGACGGCGGCCGACCCCGGGGCGGTGCTCGCCGACGCGGCGCTGCTGGACCCGGCGTCGGCAGCCCAGATCGCCCCGGGCA
The window above is part of the Friedmanniella luteola genome. Proteins encoded here:
- the purN gene encoding phosphoribosylglycinamide formyltransferase: MPAPAPTSATGPLTARGPARVVVLISGTGTLLQALLDAAADPGYGARVVAVGSDRPGVAGLDRADAAGVPTFVHPLGPGSDRAAWDAGLRDRVAVHRPDLVVSAGFMKLVGPAFLEAFGGRTINTHPALLPAFPGMHGPRDALAHGVKVAGATVFLVDAGVDTGVILDQAAVRVEDDDTVASLHERIKVAERDLLVTTTHRLATRSWQVVDRKVRWDP
- a CDS encoding DUF6350 family protein, whose translation is MASLLSPRRTDPTIVLRATEPSRPVPQDDAAGPGGPRLGWGVTAVAGGLLCALTGWLLVAGLAVVGWVTADPGTLVGALVVGTQLWLAGHGVAVELGGLLVTLVPWGVAALMAVLLSRAAGFAARSARPGQEPHALGVALAVVGAYAAPLLVAAGLLGRVGSAPGHLVVVGAVLLAAALHGAGRVLGTRWTDRWPGWARAVPRAVLAAQLVLLAAGASVVVTGLARHLDRVTALHEGLAPGLAGGVALLVAQLALAPNAVVWGGSYALGGGFTLGNGSLVSPSSTDLGVVPGLPLLGALPAEGPGPAAALWWLAAGVLAGAVAAWLVVRARPQARFDETSLVGGLAGVTGGLVFVALAWATSGDLGTVRLTGLGPELLPLLVMSVTTLGLAGMVTGLALGLWRRARPGARAGADIGADTAVDAGPTRSGRAARRRGASAIPVWDDEHGDRAEPTEVLERALPDHEPTEVLPRPSGSSASEDPRSSG